GCGCTTCGTTCATGGCGTCTTTCAACGTTCCCGCGCCAGCGGTCACCGGGTGGACCACGCCGCCCAGCAAATTCATGCGGAATACGTTGGGAGCCTGGCGCTCCACGTCTGTTGCGCCCATATAGACTTCACATGGGAAACCAAAGCGTGCGCAAACAGTGGCCGTAGCCACGCCATGCTGACCGGCTCCGGTTTCAGCAATGATGCGGGTTTTACCCATGCGTTTGGCCAGAAGGATCTGACCAAGACAGTTGTTGATCTTGTGGCTGCCGGTATGGTTCAGCTCTTCGCGCTTGAGATAGATCTTCGCGCCGCCCAGATGCTCTGTCAGGCGCTCAGCAAAATAGAGCGGGCTCTGACGGCCAACATAATTCTTGTGCAGGTCAGCCAACTCGGCATGAAAGGCGGGATCTTCCTTGGCCTCACGATAGGCCTTATCAAGATCCAGAATGAGCGGCATCAGAGTTTCTGAAACAAAACGCCCGCCATAGAGGCCAAAAAAGCCACGATCATCGGGGCCCTGGCTGACGCTGTTGGGCAGAGAGGTCGGGTCAGTCATATGTGCTTCCTTGTTCAAAAGCTGTCCATACCCGGCCGCTTCACCTAAAGATCTTGAGCGGCCATATTGGCGGCATGGACGAAATCCATGATTTTCTGCCGGTCTTTTACGCCCGGCGCGCTTTCTATGCCCGAGGAGACATCGACTCCTTGCGGGCGGGTCAGGCGAATGGCCTCAGCGACATTATCGGGATTGAGGCCCCCTGACAGAACGAATGGTTTCTTGAGTTTGAGATTTTGTATCAGGCGCCAGTCGAAGGTGATGCCATTGCCGCCGGGCAGCTCAGTTTTCATGTCCCGGGGAGGCTTGGCGTCGAACAGCAGCATATCACACACGGCTTCATAGGAAGAAATGGGCGCTAGATCTGCTTCGTCCCGAATAGACAGGGCTTTCATCACCGGGCGTCCAAAACGCGCCCTGATTTCAGATACGCGCTCAGGCGTCTCCTTGCCGTGCAATTGCCAGATATCGGGATTGATCGACCGGTCGATGGCCTCAAGCTCATCGTCACTCGCATTGACCGTGAGGGCTACTATGGACGCTTTGCCGCGTACCGGACCCACCAATTCCTTCGCTTTCCCATAGTCTACATGCCTCGGGCTTTTCGGAAAAAATACAAATCCAATCCAGTTGGCACCACATTGCAAGCCGGTCTCGATTGCTTCCGGCGTAGATAGGCCACATATCTTTACATACATTGGGAACCCTTTCCTTGCAATGGCTTTCATAGCAGAATCATCTTTGCCTTATTTCAAAGCGCGATTCAGGGTCGTAGCCAACGACAAAATTCAAGACATTAAACAGAAATGCCAGCCCCCAGGGCTGGCATCAAATTGGTTTCTCGACCGCTCAACAAGAGCCTTCAACGGAGCTGCCTAAGCGGCTGTCCGTGGAAGGCTTGTCTTGCCAGAAGCAGGCAGCGCTAGCTGATCATTCTTGTGATCGGAGGAGATTTTCTCCAGACGCTTCTGTTGACGATCAGCTTCATTACGCCATCTCTGAGCTTCATATTTCTTTTCACGCGCAGCCTTGCGATGACGCCCCTGATTCCACCAAGCCATGAACCCGCCGATAAAAATACCGACCAGCAGAGCACCAAATATCACCACATAAAGCGGAACTGTGAAATCAAGAACAGGTTGCTCAGGGGAAAACGGATCCAGAGCAAGCTGCACGTCATGGCGGTTCGCCACCGCCAAAGAAATCATCACGATGCCAAACGGCACGAGAATAATCAGCTGAATAAAGCGTTTGATCAGTTTCATACTAGAAAAATATCCAGTCTTGCTTGGCAAGCCTATTCGCTTCCGTCACCATCATTGAGACGTTCGCGCATTTCCTTGCCCGTTTTAAAGAACGGAACATATTTTTCAGCCACAGGCACTTTCTCGCCGGTCCGCGGATTGCGTCCGACCCGAGCAGGACGGTTCTTGACCGAAAAAGCTCCGAAACCACGCAGCTCAACTCGATCTCCGCGTGCAAGCGCATCGGAAATCTCATCAAGAATGGCATTGACAATATGTTCCACATCTCTCTGATAGAGATGCGGGTTTTGTTCTGCGATTTGTTGTACCAATTCGGACTTGATCATCGTCCGCTCCCCTTTATTGCTACCCTTCCAGACTTACATTTATTATTGAGCAGGTTTCGGCTTATTAAAAGACCTAAAATGCTCTTATTATTTGTTTTTTTGAGCCTGCCAAACTGAAACCAGTCCGTCAAGTTGAACCGTCGCATTTCCTTGGTCAAAAAGATCAATAATTGGTTGAGGAATGAGGCTCGTTACAAGGCTGCTCGCAAAACCAAATGGAAAACTTTTGGTAATCGGCTCAGGTTTCCACTCAATCAATTTCAGATTGGGATCGAGATTATGCTTTTTAATCAACCAGTTCTTGGCTTCTTCCGGTCCACCCAGTTCATCAATCAACTGAAGGTCAATGGCTTGTCCGCCAGTAACGACACGTCCGTCGGCCAATTCCAACGCTCTTGCCTTATCAAAGGGGCGATTTTCCACTACCAGATCAACAAACCATTGAAAAGAATCATCGATCATCTTGGCGATCATGGCTTCAGCCTCCGGATTCTTGCCTGAAAACGGGTTCGGCTCGGCTTTGAGTGGCGCACTCTTGATCGAGCGCATCTCTACACCGACGGTCTTCATCAGCCCTGAAATATCCGTATATTGAAACAGCACGCCGATCGAACCGGTGATCGAGGTCCGTCGCGCAAATATGCGCTCGGTCGGCAACGCGATCAAATAACCAGCAGACGCGGCCATGGCATCAATGCTGGCGACAACAGGTTTGCTCTTGCCAAGATCAACCAGCGCATCGTAGATCGCTTCTGCACCGGAGGTTGCGCCACCCGGGCTGTTGATCGAGACAATGACGCCTTTTACCTTATCCGACTTCTTGAGTTCGCGAATGAGCTTGAGTTTGCGCTCCTGCCCCAAAATCGTGCCAGAGAAGGTAATCTTGGCGATGTGATCCTTGCTCAGAGACAAATCCGCCTCTTTGAGGATGTAAGAGAGGGATGAGGATACAACCAGAATAATCAGTGCCAGAACGGCAACTATGCGCCACATCGAAAGCTTGCGCTTCAATTGTCGACGCTCGACTAAATGATCCAAATCGAAAGGCATGATTGGGGTTTCCTCGTTCTGTTCCTAATTGGTTTATCGCCCGCCATGACAGAATTTGCAACGGCAATATAGGGAGGGAATCTAAAAAGAGTTTGAAAAGAAATAACAAAATAAAAATGCCGCAGATGAGATCACCCGCGGCATCCGTTTAATTGACAATAGCCGATGAGGCCTGCGACTTAGTCGTCGTCGCGTGCTTTAAGGGCTGCACCCAGAATATCACCGAGGGAAGCGCCAGCATCGGAAGAACCGAACTGTGCAATGGCTTCTTTTTCTTCAGCAACTTCGAGAGCCTTGATGGAAACACCAAGCTTGCGGTTTTTCTTGTCGAACTGGGTAACGCGAGCGTCAACAGTTTCACCAACCTGGAAGCGGTCGGTGCGCTGGTCAGCACGGTCACGGGCCAGATCGGCACGACGAATGAAGGAGGTCAGGTCAGAGCCAACAACTTTGACTTCCAAACCATTCTCTTTCACTTCGGTGATTTCGCAAGATACGATCGCGCCGCGTTTCAGTTCGCCAGAAGCGTCTTCGAACGGATCGGATTCAAGCTGCTTGATGCCCAGAGAAATACGTTCTTTCTCTACGTCCACATCGAGGATGACGGCTTTGACAACGTCGCCCTTGTTGAACTCTTCCAGAACCTGCTCGCCAGGACGGTTCCAGTCCAGATCGGACAGGTGAACCATGCCGTCGACTTCGCCTTCCAGACCGATGAAGAGACCGAATTCGGTCTTGTTCTTCACTTCGCCTTCGACGACGGTGCCAGCTGGGTGGTTTTCTGCGAAAACTGCCCATGGGTTGTCGAGGGTCTGTTTCAGGCCCAGAGACACGCGGCGTTTTACAGGATCGACTTCCAGAATCATCACTTCTACTTCCTGAGAGGTAGAAACGATTTTGCCAGGATGAACGTTTTTCTTGGTCCAGGACATTTCTGAAACGTGGATCAGGCCTTCGATGCCTGGTTCCAGTTCGAGGAATGCGCCGTAATCGGTGATGTTGGTCACGCGACCGGTGAATTTCTGACCAACCGGATAACGCTGTTCGATTTCGGACCATGGATCAACTTCAAGCTGCTTCATGCCCAGAGAAATACGATGTGTTTCCTGGTTGACGCGAACGATCTGAACCTTGACGGTCTGGCCAATGGTGAGAACTTCGCTCGGATGGTTGATACGACGCCATGCGATGTCGGTAACATGCAACAGGCCGTCGATTCCGCCCAGATCCACGAATGCACCATAATCGGTGATGTTTTTGACAACACCCTCGACGGTCTGACCTTCTTTGAGGTTCTGAACCAGTTCGGTGCGCAGTTCGGCGCGGGTTTCTTCCAGAATAACACGACGGGAAACAACGATGTTGCCACGGCGTTTGTCCATTTTCAGGATCTGGAAAGGCTGTGGGGTGTGCATCAGAGGGGTCACGTCGCGAACCGGACGGATATCCACCTGAGAGCGAGGCAGGAAGGCAACAGCGCCATCAAGATCAACGGTGAAGCCACCTTTAACCTGATTGAAGATAGTACCGTTAACTTTTTCTTCTGCTTCGAACGCTTTTTCGAGCTTGCCCCAGCTTTCTTCGCGGCGGGCTTTGTCACGAGACAGAACAGCTTCGCCCATCGCATTTTCGATACGCTCGAGGTAGACTTCAACCTCGGAGCCAATCTCAAGACCACCGTCTTTTGCCTGAGCACCAAACTCCTTCAGTGCTACGCGGCCTTCAACTTTCAAGCCAACATCGATGATAGCCATGTCTTTTTCGATGCCGACGACGGTGCCTTTGATCACCGAACCTTCATGCGGTTCAGCTTCATTGAAGGACTCGTCGAGAAGGGCGGCAAAATCTTCCATGGACGGATTAAGATCGCTCATAAAAACTCCTAAATAACCCTATTTTCAGGGCTCTCGCGCCAATTGGTTCGTGTTTCACCATGCTCCGTTCCCAACCATGTCTTTAAAAAGACAAGTCCATCCTTTGGTATAAAGGAGTGGTCCGGCGCGTATGCGGTCGGTAGGGAGCTCAATTTTAACGGCATTCCGCAGAACGCCCGCAGAGGTCTGAGAACAGGAAAAAATACTGAAGAGCAAAATCCGCCTGCAACATCCCCCAACGTAACAGACTGATAGATATAAGAAATAACAGATTATATGCAAGTGAGCACATAGCGAAAAGGCCACATACAGCCTGATCGCTGCAGTTGCCCTTATCTTTTCTGCTTTTCCTCAACAATCCTAACAGCTTGCTGGAATGCGCCTTCTATATCCAATTTTGTTGTATCAAGCAAGTGGGCATCTTGCGCAGGCACCAGAGGAGCCACAGCTCTGTTCTGATCCCGTTCATCCCGCATTTTGACATCGGCAAGGATCTGGTCAAAATCTGCCTTTTCTCCTTTGGTAAGAATCTCGTCCGTGCGACGTTGGGCACGCTCCTCGGGACTGGCAGTCACAAAGAGCTTCACATCCGCATCGGGGCAAACAACCGTACCGATATCGCGTCCATCAAGAATGGCTCCCCCCGGCTGGGCTGCAAAGGCGCGCTGCGCATCGAGCAGGGCTTTTCTTACGCGCGGCATGACAGCCACTTTGGAAGCCGCTTCCCCGATTGCATGCGCAGAAAGAACCGACCTATCCAAAACAGCCAAATCCAGTCCTTGCGCGGCCATCTCGGCTTTAGCCTCGTCGTCCAGAGGTTGGCCAGCTTCGAGAAGCGCATGCGCAACGGCGCGGAAAGTCAATCCGGTATCGAGGTGAGGCAGACTGAAATGCTCAGCCAGTCTGCGAGCCATGGTGCCTTTTCCAGAGGCTGCGGGGCCATCAATTGCGATGATCATTGAACATTTCACTCCTTGAAATCATTATTATATCGAAAATTGGCAATCAGGGTTATAGCCCCTCTCCGACAGGCGCATCTAGCAGATCAGCTCCTGCTCCATGAATTGAAGATTGCGAATACCGTACCAACTCAGCAACTCACCGTCGACAATGGCATGGGCAAAGGGAAGCTCAGCCAGCAGCTTCTTTTTAAGATGGAAAGGGTAAGGCTCGGAAGAGCAAAGCAACAGCGTCTTTTCCGGATCAAATCTGGCCAGATCAATTTGCGGATATTTCTCGTCAAACTGCGTGATTTCGATGCCCAGTCGGGCGAGGCTATCCCCGATAAAGCTATCTCGGCTGACAGCCATCCATGGCTTGCGCCAAATCAGATACAGAATGTTGCTAATCGGGTGCTTTGGCTCCCTGCCCCATCCCATCAGGGCAGGAAGCCGCATGCCCGGATGCCAAGCTGCAAGCCTTTGGTCCAAAAGCGATCGGCACCGCTCCGCCATGGCAGATAGCTTGTCTGAGCAGAGGCGCGCAGAAAGATCAGCCAGCGTAGATGCCATATCGTCGAGAGACGTGACGTGGGAAACGAAAACGGGAATATCGGTCTGCTCGGCCATAAAACGCGCATTCTCTTCACGGTCCAGCAAGATGAGATCCGGCTTTGCTGCCAGAAGCTTTTCCCAGTTCCAATCCTTGGTTCCGGCAACAACAGGAATTTTTTCAACCTCTGAGGAAGGATGGATGCAAAAGCGTGTCCTGCCTACAGGCACAATGTCTGCGGCCAGCAAGGTTTCTGTCCAGCTGGGAACAAGAGACACGACGCGTAGTGAGCTATTCTGCATGACCCTTATTCAAGCTCTGCACCAAGGGCTTCCATTAAATCGGCAAAGCCGGGGAATGAGGTGTTAATGATGGCTGCGTCATCAACGGTCACAGGCTTTTCAGCACCAAGACCAAGCACAAGAAAGCTCATGGCAATGCGATGATCCAGATGCGTGATCACACGCCCCCCACCTGCGACAGTTTCGCTCCCCATGACGACCAGAAAATCCTCGCCTTCTTCAAAGGCAACCCCGTTTGCTTCAAGCCCAGCAGCGACGGCGGCGAGGCGGTCACTTTCCTTGACGCGCAATTCCTCAAGCCCTTCCATGCGGGTTTCCCCTTCCGCATAAGCCGCCGCGACGGCCAGCACGGGATATTCGTCGATCATGGAAGGCGCTCGCTCAGCCGGAACAGTGACCCCTTTGAGGGAAGAGCTGCACACGCGGATATCGCCGATGCGCTCGCCGCCACTGTTGCGCTCATTCTCTATTTTAATGTCCGCGCCCATTTCCAGAAGCGTCGTAATAAGGCCGGTTCGGGTTTCGTTGAGCAAGATGTCTTCTACAACCAGTTCTGAACCCGGTGTGATAAGAGCCGCAACAATCGGAAAAGCCGCCGAAGACGGGTCTCCCGGCACGATGACCTCTTGTGCTGTCAGCTCCTGCAAGCCTTCAATGGACAGAACGGTCTCTCCAGCCTCATTGATCTCCTCACCGAGGGTTGCTCCAAAGCCGCGCAGCATTCTTTCGGTGTGGTCCCGCGTCTTGATTGGCTCAATCACCGTTGTTGTGCCTGCCATATTGAGCCCTGCCAGCAGCACACAGCTTTTAACCTGAGCCGAAGCCATGGGCACACGATAGGTTATCGGTTGAGCGGGCTCAGCCCCCTTGATCGTCAAGGGCAGGCGATCTCCGGTGCGGCTCAGCACCTCAACGCCCATCTGACGCAATGGATCAAGCACCCTGCCCATAGGGCGGCTGGATAGAGAAGCATCCCCCATGAAAGTGGTTGCAAAAGCGTGCGCTCCTGCAATGCCCATAACGAGACGGGCTCCCGTTCCGGAGTTACCAAAATCCAGCACATTGGTTGGCTCGAGCAACGCCCCTGTCCCTAGCCCTTCGACATACCATATGCTGTCTTCATCATCCTTGCGCACAGAGGCCCCGAAGGCGGCCATGGCTTTTGCCGTGTTGAGCACGTCTTCAGACTCAAGCAATCCATGAATTTTCGACTCACCACGGGCCAACGCGCCAAAAATCAACGCCCTGTGCGATATGGATTTATCCCCCGGCACGCGCAGATGACCGCGAAGGCCGGAAGACTTGTGCGCCGCTAACGGAGACAATTTGGTGCTATCGTGAGCCATTTCCACCCCTTGCTTGATCTCGCCTTTGGCCCAATCACTTCGGTCGCCCGACCCTGAAGCAATTCCCCATGGCCATTTCTTCGTTGAAACGAAACTCGACTTACACCATATTGCCCACTACGTCACGCCAACATCCAAAGAAAAGCGCAAATTGGTCCTATTTTCAGCTTTTAGCTTTTGACAGGCCGCACAAGGTTAGCTAATGGAGTTGGTCAAATCTATTGAATCGAAATCTTGCTAGGTGAAGAGGCAAAGCTGTGGCACGACCAGAACTTGGAATCAAACGCGTCTGTCCAGATTGCGGCGCTAAATATTATGACTTGAACCGCGATCCGATTGTATGTCCGAAATGTGGGACTGTTTTCGAATTGGCTCACCCAACGCCGACTGAAATGGCTGAAGTTGCAGATCATGAAGAAGAGATTGCCGCTACGGCTACAACATCTTCGTCAAGTTCTGATGAGGCAGATGTCATCTCCCTTGAAGACGCAGATGCTGAACAAGCTTCTGACATCGACGTTCCGGATCTGGATGACGATGACAACAGCGACGATGCCGACGTTTTCCTCGAAGATGAGGAAGATGAAGAAACGCTCGACGCGATCGGTTTGGATGTAGCCGTTTCAAGCGAAGACGACGAGTAATTCCTGACGGATATTATTTCCGCCGTTAATCGGACACACCATGGGTGCGATGCGTGCGTCTACTGAAGAGGCCCGGCGCAAAGTCGCCTGTTTCCGGTTAACGTCATCACCTTCGAAATCGCAAAGGCGCAGCACGATAATGCTGCGCTTTTTTATTTCGGACTGCCGTCATGATCGTTTCTGTTTACGGCGGCCCCTTTACCCCCCCCTCTGACACCATCATTTCGGTATAATGATGAGCCTTTAGGTTCAGCTCAGCCGATAAGCTTTATCTAGTTGGGGAAAGAATCCACATTTTCCTGAAAATGGGTATTGATTTCACATAAGGGCTTCAATATGTTCCGCTTCACCACGAAGCGAATATGACGCTTTGATGTGGGGCTATAGCTCAGTTGGGAGAGCGCGTGAATGGCATTCACGAGGTCAGCGGTTCGATCCCGCTTAGCTCCACCATTTTACTGCTAAGTAACTATAATCTCAAAGAATCGCAGAATTCAGCCATTCCGTTTACCGAACTTGGATACATTCCTTGGATACATTTCGGTATGCAACACATGGCAAAGCACCCTTATCTACAGCAAGTAAAATCCGGCATCTTCTACTATAAAAGACGCTGGAAAGCCGAACACGCGCATCTGTTTTCGGGCAAGTTTTTCCGCAAATCCCTGAAGACCAAAGTCAGGGACATCGCTCTCAAGGAATATTGGAAGTTCGAGGCTTGGTATCAGAGTGAGTGTAACAAGGCAGACAAGGCGCTCGAAGAGGAGAAGGCAAAGTTCAAGCCCGCTCCCCTACCCTCAGCTTCTCTGGATAGCCTGCTGGCCTTCGTTAACCGTTACGTTGCGGAAGAAGACGAAGCTTCGAAGGCGAGGATTGCTCATTCGATCTATGACAGCAGCTTGTATGAGGTCTCAGAGAGAGATCCCGCACAGCTTGTCGTTCCCTCTAGTAAACCGCAACCCAAGCTCTCCCTGCAAGGCATGCAGCAGGATACCGAACTGGAGCTGCAAATGCTTCAGGATCCGAACAGCCAGTTCACCAATGAGCAGATCTTTGCCCTCAAAAGCAGGATCCTGACAGATGCGGGTGCGCCAGTTGCGGCAAAGGATGATCCTCAGTTCTCCGAATATGTTCATCGAGCCTTGATCGAACGCACCAAGAGAGACCTTGAGTATCTCAACTCCTCACACGATCACCTGTTCGCATCAGCCCCGACTCCCACTGTGCCCTCAGCGGCTTCCCCAGACCCCGAAACCACGACATTCGGAACACTGGCTGATATCTTCTGGGAGGAGAAATGCGAGGAATATGATCTCAACGGAGTATCCAAGAGAAGCTCTAATAAGGTGCAGGCACAGCTTGATCTGTTGAGAGAAATCATCGGTGATGACACCCCTCTTTCCAGCATCAATGACGATACCATTCAAAGCCTGCGGAAGACGTTAGCCCGTCTCCCATCGAACCGGACCAAGAAATATCCCAAGCTATCCATTGCCGCCTCAATTGAGCAGGCCAAGAAAGATGGTCAGCCCTCTATCGAGGTTCTAACCCAAAGAGGGTATTTGGATTGCATGCGCAAGGCGATGGAAGTCGCCTATCGTAAAGGCCTGATCACCGTCAATCCGGCAATTGGCCTCAAGCCACTCAAACGAGATAAGGTCAAGCTTTCGGAAAAGCGCAAGCCTTTGAACGAGGAGCAGATAGCCACCTTCTTTATGGGACAGTTCTATCATTCCTGCCTCCCGGAATCTCCAAAGAGTTATCACAAGAAGGACAGGGCTTGGCGCTTCTGGGTTCCGCTTTTGATGTTAATGAGCGGCGCTCGTCCGGGAGAAATCGTTCCTTTGGCATTTGCCGATATCAAGAAGACCAGCAAAGGCACCTACTATTTGGATGTTGTCGAGTCCAAGGACGATGATGAGAGCGATCTTGAAAGCCGCAAGACCCTTAAAACGGCCTATAGCCGCAGAAAGATTCCAATCCATGAGGAACTGATCAAAATCGGGTTCCTCGACTTTGTGAAGAAGCGCCGAACTTCAGCAAAGGAAACGGAAACCTATCTGTTTGGGAATTTTGAGGGCAAAACACCCCATCAGGCCACGGCTTATGCCTGTAGGCGGTTTAAGGAGAGGTTTCTTATTGATGAGATCACCCTCGAAAGAAAATTACAGACTTTCTATTCCATACGACACAGTGCGCGAGATGCGCTTAGGCGTGCGGAAGCCCCACCAGAGACCCTAACAGCGCTTGGGGGCTGGTCTCAGGGATCAAAGAATGTCAGCGATGATTACGGCGACCCCGGCAATCCAGACCTTCACGTCAAGTGGGTGAACAAGATCAGTTACCCCGAATTGGATCTCAGCTTCCTCTATGGTGTGGGAGCTGATGTATAAGGAGACGCCCGTGCAATTAAGTGCATTAGGGTTACTTTTTAAGGTTAGCAATTGATTGTCGTCGAATTTTCCCTGCTCATTGCAAGGGTCATTCTCAAATCCGATTTCCGATTAATCTACTGTTTTTGTTAGATTAATTTACGTTCTGGCATTGTCGGGAGTGTTCCCTTGCCCTAG
This window of the uncultured Cohaesibacter sp. genome carries:
- the rpsA gene encoding 30S ribosomal protein S1 gives rise to the protein MSDLNPSMEDFAALLDESFNEAEPHEGSVIKGTVVGIEKDMAIIDVGLKVEGRVALKEFGAQAKDGGLEIGSEVEVYLERIENAMGEAVLSRDKARREESWGKLEKAFEAEEKVNGTIFNQVKGGFTVDLDGAVAFLPRSQVDIRPVRDVTPLMHTPQPFQILKMDKRRGNIVVSRRVILEETRAELRTELVQNLKEGQTVEGVVKNITDYGAFVDLGGIDGLLHVTDIAWRRINHPSEVLTIGQTVKVQIVRVNQETHRISLGMKQLEVDPWSEIEQRYPVGQKFTGRVTNITDYGAFLELEPGIEGLIHVSEMSWTKKNVHPGKIVSTSQEVEVMILEVDPVKRRVSLGLKQTLDNPWAVFAENHPAGTVVEGEVKNKTEFGLFIGLEGEVDGMVHLSDLDWNRPGEQVLEEFNKGDVVKAVILDVDVEKERISLGIKQLESDPFEDASGELKRGAIVSCEITEVKENGLEVKVVGSDLTSFIRRADLARDRADQRTDRFQVGETVDARVTQFDKKNRKLGVSIKALEVAEEKEAIAQFGSSDAGASLGDILGAALKARDDD
- a CDS encoding site-specific integrase, with translation MQHMAKHPYLQQVKSGIFYYKRRWKAEHAHLFSGKFFRKSLKTKVRDIALKEYWKFEAWYQSECNKADKALEEEKAKFKPAPLPSASLDSLLAFVNRYVAEEDEASKARIAHSIYDSSLYEVSERDPAQLVVPSSKPQPKLSLQGMQQDTELELQMLQDPNSQFTNEQIFALKSRILTDAGAPVAAKDDPQFSEYVHRALIERTKRDLEYLNSSHDHLFASAPTPTVPSAASPDPETTTFGTLADIFWEEKCEEYDLNGVSKRSSNKVQAQLDLLREIIGDDTPLSSINDDTIQSLRKTLARLPSNRTKKYPKLSIAASIEQAKKDGQPSIEVLTQRGYLDCMRKAMEVAYRKGLITVNPAIGLKPLKRDKVKLSEKRKPLNEEQIATFFMGQFYHSCLPESPKSYHKKDRAWRFWVPLLMLMSGARPGEIVPLAFADIKKTSKGTYYLDVVESKDDDESDLESRKTLKTAYSRRKIPIHEELIKIGFLDFVKKRRTSAKETETYLFGNFEGKTPHQATAYACRRFKERFLIDEITLERKLQTFYSIRHSARDALRRAEAPPETLTALGGWSQGSKNVSDDYGDPGNPDLHVKWVNKISYPELDLSFLYGVGADV
- a CDS encoding LapA family protein, whose translation is MKLIKRFIQLIILVPFGIVMISLAVANRHDVQLALDPFSPEQPVLDFTVPLYVVIFGALLVGIFIGGFMAWWNQGRHRKAAREKKYEAQRWRNEADRQQKRLEKISSDHKNDQLALPASGKTSLPRTAA
- a CDS encoding phosphoribosylanthranilate isomerase; amino-acid sequence: MYVKICGLSTPEAIETGLQCGANWIGFVFFPKSPRHVDYGKAKELVGPVRGKASIVALTVNASDDELEAIDRSINPDIWQLHGKETPERVSEIRARFGRPVMKALSIRDEADLAPISSYEAVCDMLLFDAKPPRDMKTELPGGNGITFDWRLIQNLKLKKPFVLSGGLNPDNVAEAIRLTRPQGVDVSSGIESAPGVKDRQKIMDFVHAANMAAQDL
- the aroA gene encoding 3-phosphoshikimate 1-carboxyvinyltransferase → MAHDSTKLSPLAAHKSSGLRGHLRVPGDKSISHRALIFGALARGESKIHGLLESEDVLNTAKAMAAFGASVRKDDEDSIWYVEGLGTGALLEPTNVLDFGNSGTGARLVMGIAGAHAFATTFMGDASLSSRPMGRVLDPLRQMGVEVLSRTGDRLPLTIKGAEPAQPITYRVPMASAQVKSCVLLAGLNMAGTTTVIEPIKTRDHTERMLRGFGATLGEEINEAGETVLSIEGLQELTAQEVIVPGDPSSAAFPIVAALITPGSELVVEDILLNETRTGLITTLLEMGADIKIENERNSGGERIGDIRVCSSSLKGVTVPAERAPSMIDEYPVLAVAAAYAEGETRMEGLEELRVKESDRLAAVAAGLEANGVAFEEGEDFLVVMGSETVAGGGRVITHLDHRIAMSFLVLGLGAEKPVTVDDAAIINTSFPGFADLMEALGAELE
- a CDS encoding TIGR02300 family protein translates to MARPELGIKRVCPDCGAKYYDLNRDPIVCPKCGTVFELAHPTPTEMAEVADHEEEIAATATTSSSSSDEADVISLEDADAEQASDIDVPDLDDDDNSDDADVFLEDEEDEETLDAIGLDVAVSSEDDE
- the cmk gene encoding (d)CMP kinase; this translates as MIIAIDGPAASGKGTMARRLAEHFSLPHLDTGLTFRAVAHALLEAGQPLDDEAKAEMAAQGLDLAVLDRSVLSAHAIGEAASKVAVMPRVRKALLDAQRAFAAQPGGAILDGRDIGTVVCPDADVKLFVTASPEERAQRRTDEILTKGEKADFDQILADVKMRDERDQNRAVAPLVPAQDAHLLDTTKLDIEGAFQQAVRIVEEKQKR
- the sppA gene encoding signal peptide peptidase SppA, with product MPFDLDHLVERRQLKRKLSMWRIVAVLALIILVVSSSLSYILKEADLSLSKDHIAKITFSGTILGQERKLKLIRELKKSDKVKGVIVSINSPGGATSGAEAIYDALVDLGKSKPVVASIDAMAASAGYLIALPTERIFARRTSITGSIGVLFQYTDISGLMKTVGVEMRSIKSAPLKAEPNPFSGKNPEAEAMIAKMIDDSFQWFVDLVVENRPFDKARALELADGRVVTGGQAIDLQLIDELGGPEEAKNWLIKKHNLDPNLKLIEWKPEPITKSFPFGFASSLVTSLIPQPIIDLFDQGNATVQLDGLVSVWQAQKNK
- a CDS encoding integration host factor subunit beta, giving the protein MIKSELVQQIAEQNPHLYQRDVEHIVNAILDEISDALARGDRVELRGFGAFSVKNRPARVGRNPRTGEKVPVAEKYVPFFKTGKEMRERLNDGDGSE
- a CDS encoding helical backbone metal receptor, which translates into the protein MQNSSLRVVSLVPSWTETLLAADIVPVGRTRFCIHPSSEVEKIPVVAGTKDWNWEKLLAAKPDLILLDREENARFMAEQTDIPVFVSHVTSLDDMASTLADLSARLCSDKLSAMAERCRSLLDQRLAAWHPGMRLPALMGWGREPKHPISNILYLIWRKPWMAVSRDSFIGDSLARLGIEITQFDEKYPQIDLARFDPEKTLLLCSSEPYPFHLKKKLLAELPFAHAIVDGELLSWYGIRNLQFMEQELIC